Proteins from one Pelosinus sp. IPA-1 genomic window:
- a CDS encoding NRDE family protein: MCLILFAYQHHPNYPLIVAANRDEYYARPSAPAQYWSDHPHILAGRDLKELGTWMGITVHGHFAALTNYRDPQRHSDEALSRGHLVADFLHSQQPPHEYLKKIEKQAKQYNGFNLLVGDLQSLWYYSNQQGQIQRVTPGVHGLCNHLLNTPWPKLSKGRQQLAQCLTEDTVSETDLWDILTNREKTPDDTLPNTGVSLEWERTLSSIFIEGPEYGTRSSTILLVGHDGSVKFVERTYHSSLSSWQEVSYQLKLKL, encoded by the coding sequence ATGTGTTTAATTTTATTCGCTTACCAGCATCATCCTAACTATCCTTTAATTGTGGCTGCCAACCGTGATGAATATTATGCTCGTCCCAGTGCACCAGCCCAATATTGGTCTGATCATCCTCATATTCTAGCTGGCAGGGATCTAAAGGAACTGGGAACTTGGATGGGTATAACTGTTCATGGACATTTTGCTGCCTTAACTAATTATCGCGACCCTCAACGTCATTCTGACGAGGCTTTGTCACGAGGCCATTTAGTTGCCGACTTTCTTCACAGTCAACAACCACCACATGAATACCTAAAAAAGATCGAAAAACAAGCTAAGCAATATAACGGCTTTAATTTACTTGTTGGTGATCTACAATCTTTATGGTATTACAGCAACCAACAAGGACAAATACAACGGGTTACGCCTGGAGTTCACGGTCTTTGCAATCATCTTCTGAACACGCCTTGGCCCAAACTTTCAAAAGGTCGCCAGCAGTTGGCACAATGCCTTACTGAAGACACTGTTTCTGAAACTGATTTATGGGATATTTTGACCAATCGTGAAAAAACACCGGATGATACTTTACCCAATACAGGTGTTAGCTTAGAATGGGAGCGTACCTTATCTTCAATATTTATTGAAGGTCCGGAATATGGGACACGCTCTTCTACCATATTACTAGTAGGACATGATGGATCGGTTAAATTTGTTGAGAGAACATATCATTCATCTCTATCCTCTTGGCAGGAAGTCTCATATCAACTTAAACTCAAACTTTAG
- a CDS encoding HAMP domain-containing methyl-accepting chemotaxis protein, with protein MNLTVGKKITGGFLVVLTLVILMSGFTYWKIGEITSSYQEFSKVNIEKMEMVQGAASDIANEAVVMRRFNFTGDPNDIKVYNDYKTKANERITWLEKSLHTEKSNQFLITIKKEKAAYEEIAEKSMAAKQGNKLDEVATYMSQAGKPYKATMSATEELVSSTKDYVKQEQEKYAEDATRSRIILVVVNIVVIIMSMIIAFLVSRSISRPVGEVAEAASKIANGDLSIENISYQSSDEIGQLAMAFNQMLSNLRAIIRQVSVSAEQVAASSEELTASAEQSAQAATQVAMTIIEVAEDTEKQRQNISETVTTTDKMATSIQQVAGNAVNSMNISDQAADAAQKGRRAIEAAVKQMGTIDRKVGESSGVITNLGERSKEIGQIVDAISNIAGQTNLLALNAAIEAARAGEQGKGFAVVADEVRKLAEQSQEAAKQIATLISEIQEETDKAVNAMEEGTREVSTGINVVNVAGTSFAEISTLIGQVSDQSKGISSSIQQMVNDSQEVGVYIQKVDQISNDISGQTQTVSAATEEQSASMQEIASSSQALAHMAVELQEVVAKFKF; from the coding sequence ATGAACTTGACCGTAGGGAAGAAAATAACAGGAGGCTTTCTCGTCGTTTTGACTCTCGTTATTCTGATGAGTGGGTTTACATACTGGAAAATTGGTGAGATAACGTCATCTTATCAAGAGTTTAGTAAAGTAAATATTGAAAAAATGGAAATGGTGCAGGGGGCTGCTTCAGATATTGCAAATGAAGCCGTTGTCATGCGCCGATTTAATTTTACCGGGGACCCCAATGATATTAAAGTTTATAATGACTACAAAACAAAAGCCAATGAGCGGATAACTTGGCTGGAAAAAAGTCTTCATACCGAGAAATCCAATCAGTTTTTGATAACTATTAAAAAAGAAAAAGCAGCTTATGAAGAAATTGCAGAAAAATCTATGGCTGCTAAACAAGGAAATAAACTAGATGAAGTGGCTACCTATATGTCCCAAGCTGGAAAGCCTTATAAAGCTACGATGAGCGCTACCGAAGAGCTAGTTAGCTCCACTAAAGATTATGTAAAGCAAGAGCAAGAAAAATATGCAGAGGATGCGACACGTTCACGGATTATCCTCGTTGTGGTTAATATCGTTGTAATTATTATGTCGATGATCATTGCTTTTTTAGTTTCCCGCAGTATTTCACGCCCAGTGGGTGAGGTTGCCGAAGCTGCCAGTAAAATAGCCAATGGCGACTTGTCGATTGAAAATATTAGCTATCAGTCGAGTGATGAAATTGGACAACTCGCTATGGCCTTTAACCAAATGCTTTCTAACCTTAGGGCGATTATTCGTCAAGTATCGGTTTCCGCAGAACAAGTCGCGGCATCTTCCGAAGAATTAACTGCGAGTGCAGAGCAATCAGCGCAAGCCGCTACACAAGTAGCGATGACAATTATTGAAGTTGCAGAAGATACAGAGAAGCAACGCCAGAATATCAGTGAGACTGTAACGACTACGGATAAGATGGCAACTAGCATTCAACAGGTTGCAGGCAATGCAGTTAATTCTATGAACATAAGTGATCAAGCTGCCGATGCCGCGCAAAAGGGGAGGCGTGCTATTGAGGCAGCTGTTAAACAAATGGGTACAATTGATAGAAAAGTGGGCGAGTCTTCAGGAGTGATCACTAACCTTGGTGAGCGTTCAAAAGAGATCGGGCAAATTGTTGATGCTATTTCCAATATAGCAGGTCAAACCAACTTGTTGGCTCTAAATGCTGCAATTGAAGCTGCTCGGGCAGGAGAACAAGGTAAGGGTTTTGCTGTGGTAGCGGATGAAGTCAGAAAACTAGCGGAACAGTCTCAAGAAGCAGCAAAACAGATTGCCACTTTGATTAGTGAAATTCAAGAAGAAACTGACAAAGCAGTTAACGCAATGGAGGAAGGAACTCGTGAGGTAAGTACGGGTATCAATGTAGTAAATGTTGCTGGGACATCATTTGCGGAGATTTCTACGCTAATTGGCCAAGTATCGGATCAAAGTAAAGGTATTTCTAGTTCCATTCAGCAGATGGTCAATGATAGCCAAGAAGTCGGTGTTTATATCCAAAAGGTTGATCAAATTAGTAATGATATAAGTGGGCAAACGCAAACTGTTTCTGCAGCTACGGAGGAACAATCTGCTTCTATGCAAGAAATTGCTTCTTCCAGTCAAGCACTGGCACATATGGCCGTAGAGTTGCAAGAAGTTGTTGCAAAGTTTAAGTTCTAA
- the iorA gene encoding indolepyruvate ferredoxin oxidoreductase subunit alpha, whose amino-acid sequence MKIKLLMGNEAIAQGAIRAGVKVVSGYPGTPSTEVLEAIARDNKKDIYVEWSVNEKVALEVAAGAAYTGARSLVTMKQVGLNVASDPLMSLAYIGVKGGMVILVADDPGPISSQTEQDTRHFARFAHLPIFDPSTPEEAYDMIGEAFALSEKFSTPVLFRPTTQVCHACASVEIKEAIEIKEIEGFIKDPKWVIFPKLSYQNHIKIIENETKISEDFSKSIYNQIIGAGTKGIVACGASFLPAAEILEYLPNDVRLMKISTPHPFPEKLAFEFLKNLDEVLVIEELDPVVEENLLRMCGKMGLKIHIKGKLTGDLPIAGKYSYEIVRTAIYRFLGEKLPLDNQAELLQIPIRPPVLCAGCPHRASFYSVKMAMKKAKQRAVFTGDIGCYTLGNAKPLDMVDTCLCMGAGITIAQGLQRVEDDSKKIAFIGDSTFFHTGISGILNAVYNETDITVIILDNSTTAMTGHQPHPGTGKTMMGNLAEKISIENVLRGCGVGFIKKSNPLNYEDAMDAVTQAVNYKGVSAVIFESPCIAVIKPKTISHIKENCIGCKKCLKEIGCPAMSIKERKVSIQPHLCYGCGLCRNICPVNAIGGEKE is encoded by the coding sequence ATGAAGATTAAACTTCTTATGGGAAATGAGGCAATTGCACAAGGAGCCATACGAGCAGGGGTAAAAGTAGTATCTGGATATCCAGGAACACCTTCAACTGAAGTATTGGAGGCGATTGCAAGGGATAATAAAAAAGACATATATGTAGAATGGTCTGTAAATGAAAAGGTAGCATTAGAGGTAGCTGCAGGAGCTGCGTATACGGGAGCAAGATCCTTGGTAACGATGAAACAAGTGGGGTTGAATGTAGCAAGTGATCCGTTGATGAGTTTAGCCTACATCGGAGTAAAAGGTGGAATGGTGATTCTAGTTGCAGATGACCCTGGCCCTATATCATCCCAAACTGAACAAGATACAAGACATTTCGCACGCTTTGCCCACCTGCCAATATTTGATCCTTCAACACCTGAGGAAGCGTATGACATGATAGGAGAGGCTTTTGCGCTTTCTGAAAAGTTTAGTACACCAGTACTCTTTCGACCAACGACTCAGGTCTGCCATGCTTGCGCTAGTGTTGAAATCAAAGAAGCGATAGAAATAAAGGAGATTGAAGGATTTATAAAAGATCCTAAATGGGTGATATTTCCTAAATTATCTTATCAAAATCATATAAAAATTATTGAGAATGAAACCAAAATTAGCGAAGATTTTTCTAAATCAATATATAACCAAATCATAGGAGCCGGAACGAAAGGAATCGTGGCGTGTGGTGCTTCATTTCTCCCTGCAGCAGAAATTTTAGAATACTTACCTAACGATGTAAGGTTAATGAAGATTTCAACACCTCACCCTTTTCCAGAAAAGCTTGCCTTTGAATTTTTAAAGAACCTAGATGAAGTACTAGTAATAGAAGAGTTAGATCCTGTAGTGGAAGAAAATTTACTTCGCATGTGTGGCAAGATGGGGCTCAAGATCCATATAAAAGGTAAATTAACAGGCGACTTACCCATAGCAGGAAAGTATAGCTATGAAATAGTGAGGACTGCAATTTACCGGTTCTTAGGAGAAAAATTGCCTTTAGATAACCAAGCAGAACTTTTACAAATTCCCATCAGGCCTCCTGTACTTTGTGCGGGTTGCCCTCATAGAGCTTCCTTCTATAGTGTAAAGATGGCGATGAAAAAAGCGAAACAAAGGGCTGTTTTTACAGGAGATATTGGTTGCTATACATTAGGGAATGCCAAACCCCTCGATATGGTAGATACCTGTCTTTGTATGGGAGCTGGCATTACCATAGCTCAAGGCTTACAAAGAGTAGAAGATGATTCGAAAAAGATTGCTTTTATTGGAGATTCTACTTTCTTTCATACTGGAATTTCTGGAATTCTTAATGCAGTATACAATGAAACCGATATTACCGTGATTATTTTGGATAATAGTACAACGGCAATGACAGGTCACCAGCCACATCCTGGCACTGGGAAGACAATGATGGGGAATCTAGCGGAAAAGATCAGTATTGAAAACGTGCTTAGAGGATGTGGCGTTGGTTTTATCAAAAAATCCAATCCATTAAACTATGAGGATGCGATGGACGCAGTCACACAGGCAGTTAATTATAAAGGTGTTTCTGCTGTAATTTTTGAGTCACCTTGTATAGCTGTGATTAAACCAAAAACGATCAGCCATATCAAAGAAAACTGTATTGGGTGTAAAAAGTGTTTGAAGGAAATTGGATGCCCTGCAATGAGTATTAAAGAAAGGAAAGTTAGCATTCAGCCACACTTATGCTATGGATGTGGGCTATGCAGAAACATCTGTCCTGTAAATGCAATTGGAGGTGAAAAGGAATGA
- a CDS encoding indolepyruvate oxidoreductase subunit beta: protein MKVDCLLAGVGGQGTVLASKIIAQTAMNSQSFVRTSETIGMAQRGGCVVSHVRTDAKHCSSAIPKGMADLIIGFEPAEVVRNMEFLKPKGRILVNINPIIPVTASLEEVSYKVEDIVKFLRDIRNQVVFVDGRKLCQIAGSPKVLNVIMLGVAIKEQLLPFSKEEMLHTIQEILPQKLIEQNKTALEVGYCFEKYHHDKEAL from the coding sequence ATGAAAGTAGATTGTTTATTAGCAGGTGTTGGTGGTCAAGGAACTGTTTTGGCATCGAAAATAATCGCACAAACGGCGATGAATAGTCAAAGCTTTGTAAGAACTTCAGAGACCATTGGAATGGCGCAACGGGGCGGGTGTGTTGTAAGTCATGTTCGCACGGATGCTAAGCATTGTTCTTCAGCCATTCCAAAAGGTATGGCTGATTTAATCATAGGTTTCGAACCAGCCGAAGTGGTCAGGAATATGGAATTTTTAAAACCAAAGGGACGGATTCTAGTCAATATTAATCCAATTATACCTGTCACAGCATCCCTAGAAGAGGTAAGTTATAAAGTGGAAGATATCGTAAAATTTTTAAGAGATATAAGAAACCAAGTGGTATTTGTTGACGGACGAAAGCTTTGTCAGATAGCAGGATCACCAAAGGTATTAAATGTGATAATGCTTGGAGTTGCAATAAAAGAACAATTGCTTCCTTTCTCAAAAGAGGAGATGTTACATACCATACAAGAAATCTTGCCACAAAAACTTATAGAACAAAATAAAACAGCACTTGAAGTGGGATATTGTTTTGAAAAATATCATCATGATAAGGAGGCTTTGTAA
- a CDS encoding phenylacetate--CoA ligase, with protein MNKVQFLEFKKLLRKAEQESSLYKNKFKEASFVIEDVQSSEDISKIPFTTKADLRGAYPLNLQAVSDEQIVRIHSSSGTTGTPVIIPYTAQDLEDWANMMKRCMEVAGVIKTDRVQITPGYGLWTAGIGFQAGVEKLGAMAVPMGPGNTEKQLQMMMDLKSTTIIATSSYALLLAEEIRKRGLKENIHLTKAILGSERWGDKMRERIKEELGVELYDIYGLTEIYGPGISISCGCNSGLHYWDDYFYFEIIDSHTGENVKDGEFGELVITTLKKEGAPLIRYRTRDITRLITGECNCGLRYPRHAPIVGRTDDMIKIKGVNIYPGQIEDVLKTIDGTSSEYQIVLDRNDAKDSMLLRFEKQKGHDKASLELAVKKHFKTKIGIIINTQALGIGELPRSEKKTVRVVDNRY; from the coding sequence ATGAACAAAGTACAGTTTTTAGAATTTAAGAAATTACTGAGAAAAGCAGAGCAAGAAAGTTCTTTATATAAAAATAAGTTTAAAGAAGCAAGTTTTGTGATAGAGGATGTTCAATCATCGGAGGATATTTCGAAAATACCATTTACAACAAAAGCAGACTTAAGAGGTGCTTATCCACTCAATTTGCAAGCTGTTTCTGATGAACAAATAGTTAGAATTCATTCCTCTTCAGGGACAACAGGAACACCTGTAATCATTCCATATACAGCGCAGGATCTAGAAGACTGGGCAAATATGATGAAAAGATGTATGGAAGTAGCAGGCGTGATTAAAACAGATCGAGTCCAAATTACACCTGGCTATGGATTGTGGACCGCTGGTATTGGATTTCAAGCAGGCGTAGAAAAGCTAGGGGCTATGGCTGTTCCTATGGGCCCGGGCAATACAGAGAAACAATTGCAAATGATGATGGATTTAAAATCTACTACAATTATAGCTACTTCGTCTTATGCACTTTTACTAGCCGAAGAAATTCGTAAAAGGGGGCTAAAGGAAAATATTCATTTGACAAAAGCCATTCTCGGTTCCGAACGCTGGGGAGATAAAATGAGAGAGCGAATTAAAGAAGAATTGGGTGTAGAGTTATATGATATTTATGGGCTTACCGAGATTTACGGCCCCGGGATATCAATAAGTTGTGGATGTAACAGTGGACTTCATTATTGGGATGATTACTTTTATTTTGAGATTATTGACTCCCATACGGGGGAAAATGTTAAGGATGGAGAATTCGGGGAACTTGTCATTACAACATTGAAAAAGGAAGGTGCTCCTTTAATCAGATACAGGACTCGAGATATTACGCGATTAATAACAGGGGAATGTAACTGTGGTTTAAGATATCCTAGACATGCTCCCATTGTGGGAAGAACAGATGATATGATTAAGATTAAAGGGGTCAATATATACCCGGGGCAAATTGAAGATGTTCTAAAAACAATCGATGGAACAAGCAGTGAATATCAAATTGTACTTGATCGAAATGACGCAAAAGATAGTATGCTGCTCCGATTTGAAAAGCAAAAAGGTCATGACAAAGCAAGTTTGGAGTTAGCGGTCAAAAAGCATTTTAAAACTAAGATTGGTATCATTATAAATACACAAGCTCTTGGAATTGGGGAACTGCCAAGAAGCGAAAAGAAAACAGTGAGGGTTGTCGACAATCGATATTAA
- a CDS encoding CDGSH iron-sulfur domain-containing protein has product MEKPVISQKSPIAVDVKKGETYYWCKCGKSSNQPFCDGAHKGTSFEPLAFTAEKNETVYLCACKHTKTPPFCDGTHDSL; this is encoded by the coding sequence ATGGAAAAACCAGTAATTTCTCAGAAATCACCTATTGCTGTTGATGTTAAGAAGGGTGAAACCTACTATTGGTGTAAATGTGGCAAAAGCTCTAATCAACCATTTTGTGATGGGGCACATAAAGGCACTTCATTTGAGCCATTAGCATTTACTGCTGAAAAAAATGAAACCGTTTATCTCTGTGCCTGTAAGCATACTAAAACACCTCCATTTTGTGATGGAACACATGATAGTCTTTAA
- a CDS encoding pirin family protein: MSNIRTIRRIVTGEKAIDGAGVKLVRVFGHDDVKEFDPFLMLDAFDSVNPDDYIKGFPWHPHRGIETITYLINGDIEHGDSLGNKGSILDGDCQWMTAGSGIIHQEMPKSSERMLGAQIWLNLSSKDKMVAPKYRDILKKNIPIIDEDDYKIRIISGKYKEISGAIQGDYVKPLYFDVEVKANCEWSFQTEVDSTLFVYILQGGGCFSPDNEELISEKHAVLFNEGDTFWVKASSAGIRFLFLAGKPLKEPIAWGGPIVMNTKEELNQAFKDLEENKFIR, encoded by the coding sequence ATGAGTAATATCCGGACAATTCGCAGAATTGTAACAGGAGAAAAAGCAATAGATGGTGCTGGTGTTAAGCTAGTAAGAGTTTTTGGTCATGATGATGTTAAAGAGTTTGATCCATTTTTAATGTTAGATGCTTTTGATTCTGTCAATCCTGATGATTATATCAAAGGATTTCCTTGGCACCCTCACCGCGGAATAGAAACCATTACCTATCTTATAAATGGAGATATAGAGCACGGAGATAGTCTAGGGAATAAAGGGAGTATTTTGGATGGAGACTGTCAGTGGATGACTGCAGGATCCGGGATTATTCATCAAGAAATGCCAAAATCGAGTGAGCGGATGCTGGGAGCTCAGATATGGCTCAATCTTTCTTCTAAGGATAAAATGGTTGCACCTAAGTATAGAGATATCCTAAAGAAGAACATCCCTATTATTGATGAGGATGATTATAAGATACGTATAATTTCTGGAAAGTATAAAGAAATATCGGGTGCTATCCAAGGTGATTACGTCAAACCCTTATACTTTGATGTAGAAGTAAAGGCAAATTGTGAATGGTCTTTCCAGACGGAAGTAGATTCCACATTATTTGTATATATTCTCCAAGGAGGAGGCTGCTTTAGTCCAGATAATGAGGAGTTGATTTCGGAGAAACATGCGGTACTATTTAATGAAGGGGATACCTTTTGGGTAAAAGCTTCAAGTGCTGGTATAAGATTTTTATTCTTAGCAGGGAAACCCCTTAAGGAGCCGATTGCATGGGGCGGGCCCATCGTTATGAATACAAAAGAAGAATTGAATCAAGCTTTTAAAGACTTAGAGGAAAATAAATTTATCCGTTAA
- a CDS encoding MarR family transcriptional regulator codes for MNFVDSSQRLREMTRLLIRKLGFLERDGAICCGITLTQCHAMIETGRKEQISVNELAELLNLDKSTVSRTVDQLVNNGIMLREADQEDRRFVKLKLTGKGEELFKNIEQRMEVYFSEILNAVPEGKREQVIESLQIFVDALKDTKCC; via the coding sequence ATGAATTTTGTTGATTCAAGTCAACGTCTTAGAGAAATGACCCGATTATTAATCCGCAAACTTGGATTTTTAGAGCGTGATGGGGCAATATGTTGTGGAATTACATTAACCCAATGTCATGCAATGATTGAAACCGGTAGAAAAGAGCAAATATCTGTCAACGAATTGGCTGAATTACTTAATCTAGATAAAAGTACAGTAAGTAGAACCGTAGATCAGCTTGTGAATAATGGTATCATGCTGCGGGAAGCTGATCAAGAAGATCGGCGTTTCGTCAAGTTAAAGCTTACTGGCAAAGGGGAAGAATTGTTTAAAAACATTGAGCAACGGATGGAAGTATATTTTTCCGAAATTTTAAATGCTGTCCCTGAAGGAAAGCGTGAGCAGGTAATCGAGAGTTTGCAAATTTTTGTAGATGCTCTAAAAGATACGAAATGTTGTTAA